One Prevotella intermedia ATCC 25611 = DSM 20706 DNA window includes the following coding sequences:
- a CDS encoding S41 family peptidase, translated as MKKILTAALLGLSLNSFADDAPLWLRFSAISPDGQTIAFSYKGDIFSVPVNGGTAKQLTTNSAYDAYPVWSPDGQKIAFASTREGSMDVYLMDKNGGVPKRLTTNSGNETPMAFTDNSHVLFTSAGMPTAKSIFFASGTFPQTYEVGIDASRPRLYSPMTMYDVSIRSNGDILYHDAKGYEDNFRKHHRSPVTRDIWLYSKGNYTKLTDFNGEDRTPVWAGNDNAYYYLSEEDGTFNVYKRNIDGSSKKQLTFHKKNPVRFLTVANNGTLCYGYDGEIYTLKEGEQPKKVNINVVTDQIDKDLVRQIRTTGATEIKLSPKGKEIAFVLHGDVYVTSLDYRTTKQVTNTAEQERDIDFAPDGRGIVYGSERNGIWQIYETKIKNKAEKNFTYATELVEERLTNTNQTSQMPQYSPDGKKVAFFENRASLKVLDLKSKDVITATDGKDLYSYSDGDIWFSWSPDSRWLLTPYMGNAGWNNPDISLVDASGKKAPFNLTQSGYNDNGAKWVLKGKAMLFFSDRAGYRSHGSWDAESDAYLMFFDLDAYDRFRMSKEEREMLNEAEKDKKKEDKDTKDDEKKKENIKPLQFDLENCRDRVVRITVNSSQLGDAVLNPEGDVLYYQAAFEGGYDLWKHDLKEGKTQIVMKEVGGGSLEADKDFKNLYLCVRNGIKKVDLAKQSSSNISFEARFDYKPYQEREYIFNHVWQQVKDKFYVEDLHGVDWEGYRKIYQRFLPYINNEYDFRDMLGELLGELNASHTGARYYGESPSLYTATLGLFFDNTYDGDGLKVEEVIKRGPFAVRKTGVTAGCIIEKIDGEPILKGKDYNHMLDGKAGKRVIVSVYNPDSKKRFDVTVKAISKGQQDELLYKRWVDRNRAFVDSISGGRIAYVHVKGMNSPSFRTVYSELLSAENRVKDAVIVDERHNGGGWLHDDLCTLLSGKEYQKFIPHGKHIGNDPFNKWNKPSCVLICEDDYSNGMGFPQIYKYLGIGKLIGAPIAGTMTAVWWETLINGMVFGIPQVGCQDMSGRFAENLQLNPDIEVYNTPADYINGYDRQLERAVREMMKK; from the coding sequence ATGAAGAAAATTCTGACTGCGGCACTGTTGGGTCTTTCGCTCAACAGCTTTGCCGACGACGCTCCGTTGTGGTTGCGCTTCAGTGCCATTTCGCCCGACGGACAAACCATCGCTTTTTCGTATAAAGGCGACATCTTTTCGGTTCCTGTAAACGGTGGAACAGCAAAGCAACTGACCACCAATTCTGCCTACGATGCCTACCCGGTGTGGAGTCCTGACGGGCAGAAGATAGCCTTTGCCTCTACACGCGAAGGCAGTATGGACGTCTACTTGATGGACAAGAACGGTGGTGTGCCCAAACGGCTGACTACCAACAGCGGCAACGAAACGCCAATGGCATTCACCGACAACAGCCACGTGCTGTTTACATCAGCAGGTATGCCGACGGCAAAGTCAATCTTCTTTGCTTCGGGAACATTCCCACAGACCTACGAAGTGGGTATCGACGCAAGTCGTCCACGCCTTTATTCGCCTATGACAATGTACGATGTCAGCATCAGAAGCAATGGCGACATTCTCTATCACGATGCAAAAGGCTACGAAGACAACTTCCGTAAACACCACCGTTCGCCCGTAACACGCGACATTTGGCTTTACAGCAAGGGCAACTATACCAAGCTGACCGACTTCAACGGCGAAGACCGAACACCCGTATGGGCAGGCAACGACAATGCCTACTACTATCTGAGCGAGGAAGACGGTACGTTCAATGTCTACAAGCGCAATATCGACGGCAGTAGCAAAAAGCAACTTACGTTCCACAAGAAGAATCCTGTCCGCTTCCTTACAGTGGCAAACAACGGCACATTGTGCTACGGCTACGATGGCGAAATCTACACGCTTAAAGAGGGCGAGCAGCCAAAGAAGGTGAACATAAACGTTGTTACCGACCAGATAGACAAAGACCTTGTGCGCCAAATACGCACAACGGGGGCAACCGAAATAAAACTTTCGCCAAAGGGAAAGGAAATTGCATTCGTGCTGCACGGCGATGTTTACGTTACTTCGTTAGACTACCGTACAACCAAGCAAGTAACAAACACGGCGGAACAAGAGCGCGACATCGACTTTGCACCCGACGGTAGAGGCATTGTCTACGGTTCTGAACGCAACGGAATTTGGCAGATTTACGAAACAAAGATTAAGAACAAGGCAGAAAAGAACTTCACCTATGCAACGGAATTGGTTGAAGAACGCCTGACCAACACCAACCAAACGTCGCAGATGCCGCAATACAGTCCTGACGGAAAGAAGGTGGCTTTCTTTGAAAACCGTGCATCGCTGAAGGTTTTAGACCTCAAGTCGAAAGACGTTATAACAGCGACCGACGGCAAAGACCTTTACTCTTACAGCGACGGTGATATATGGTTCTCTTGGAGTCCCGACAGTCGTTGGCTCTTAACTCCTTATATGGGCAATGCAGGTTGGAACAACCCAGACATCTCGCTCGTAGATGCTTCGGGCAAGAAAGCGCCTTTCAACCTTACACAAAGCGGCTACAACGACAACGGTGCCAAATGGGTGCTGAAAGGAAAGGCTATGTTGTTCTTCAGCGACCGTGCAGGTTATCGCAGCCACGGAAGTTGGGATGCAGAGTCTGACGCCTACTTAATGTTCTTCGACCTCGATGCTTACGACCGTTTCCGTATGTCAAAAGAAGAACGGGAAATGCTGAACGAAGCTGAAAAGGACAAGAAGAAGGAAGATAAGGACACGAAAGACGACGAGAAGAAAAAGGAAAACATCAAACCTTTACAATTCGATTTGGAAAACTGTCGCGACCGTGTTGTGCGCATAACGGTGAACTCTTCTCAGTTAGGCGATGCCGTTTTAAACCCAGAAGGCGATGTATTGTACTACCAAGCTGCCTTTGAAGGAGGTTACGACCTTTGGAAACACGATTTGAAAGAGGGCAAGACGCAAATCGTAATGAAAGAAGTGGGTGGCGGTTCGCTGGAAGCCGACAAGGATTTCAAGAACCTTTACCTTTGTGTTCGCAATGGTATCAAGAAGGTAGACCTTGCCAAGCAGTCAAGCTCAAACATCAGCTTTGAAGCTCGTTTCGACTACAAGCCTTACCAAGAACGAGAATACATCTTCAACCACGTATGGCAACAGGTGAAGGATAAGTTCTACGTGGAAGACCTTCACGGTGTAGACTGGGAAGGCTATCGCAAGATTTACCAACGCTTTCTACCTTATATTAATAATGAATACGACTTCCGCGACATGCTTGGCGAGTTGCTCGGCGAGTTGAACGCATCGCATACGGGCGCACGATACTATGGCGAAAGTCCTTCGCTATATACGGCGACACTGGGTCTTTTCTTCGATAACACTTACGACGGCGACGGTTTGAAAGTGGAAGAAGTGATTAAACGTGGACCATTTGCAGTGCGCAAGACTGGTGTAACAGCAGGCTGCATCATCGAAAAGATTGACGGCGAGCCTATCCTTAAAGGCAAAGACTACAACCACATGCTTGATGGCAAAGCTGGAAAGCGTGTCATAGTATCGGTTTACAACCCTGATAGCAAAAAGCGTTTCGATGTTACCGTGAAGGCAATAAGCAAAGGACAGCAAGACGAACTGCTTTACAAGCGTTGGGTAGACCGTAACCGTGCTTTCGTTGATAGCATTTCAGGAGGTCGCATAGCCTACGTTCACGTCAAGGGTATGAACAGTCCAAGCTTCCGTACCGTGTACAGCGAATTGCTAAGTGCTGAAAATCGTGTGAAAGATGCCGTAATCGTGGACGAACGCCACAACGGTGGCGGGTGGTTGCACGACGACCTTTGCACCCTTCTCAGCGGTAAAGAATATCAGAAATTCATACCACACGGAAAGCATATCGGTAACGACCCGTTCAACAAATGGAACAAGCCATCGTGCGTTCTGATTTGCGAAGACGATTACAGCAATGGTATGGGATTCCCACAAATCTACAAATACCTCGGCATTGGCAAACTCATTGGTGCGCCAATTGCAGGAACAATGACTGCCGTTTGGTGGGAAACGCTCATCAATGGTATGGTATTCGGTATTCCGCAAGTAGGTTGCCAAGATATGAGTGGCAGATTTGCAGAGAACTTACAGCTTAATCCAGACATCGAAGTGTACAACACGCCAGCCGATTACATTAATGGTTACGACCGACAATTGGAAAGAGCAGTACGCGAAATGATGAAAAAATAA
- a CDS encoding CARDB domain-containing protein — protein sequence MKHFIYASGLLLASLAATPAFGQMTAKSFPKFGEKHFSPAMMAPRQTPQAIDDKAKGITMYAGQLVSQNKKRGWIKFRTAKASEYETLKNFTPETDQHQAHGVYCSAYDGTDCYTIFCQSYTYGVQPLYFAKLNVATGDTTTIYTFNETEKNKWYTGYDVYAMSYNPATKEIYGLGKDYETQIVNGEEQIVKAFSTVYTIDKATGKFEKVKSLDRIYYNFTFNYDGSCYMLRPKARSKEDETVVGTELVKFDKDLNELNTVECKSQWGETYIQRYFGTMSFDFTTGSLWWIPVGDHGATTLYTINTETGLYEGKSWFSVGNSFVGLTIPYMTADSRTAPAQVSNIDAQADVNGAMVDTIKWVNPTKAWNNTDLTELKEVLVYRKKQNVATTELTPTETLLSATNAELIGTVPANNMMGKSMKFIDNKPHSGINTYYVVASRVTGEKGVPDSVRCYMGIDVPGAVQNIQLKKKGTGIEISWEAPTKGLNNGYIKEAELTYTLTRMPDNVVVAKDLSGTTYEDKTLGEQQKYSYKIMAKSNAGEGAVAESDGIMAGSALATPINLKFETQDDANRWNCPSNQSIYFYYCGGYDEDSKCLIGYSNNQEAQGYVTSPPLKLEGGKTYRITTDFYAHQKEAPFDLKLTMGTDGEDLSGAKVIREAKDFSYDNMYTREKFEDMFTAPADGTYYFGMSIATHNQYNSFRLFGLNVDYVAENDLKAFSIDGILEAVVGYDNKCTVKVRNVGSKTQSKYGIKIYCDDEGTKTLVGETKNVPELKAGEMANVPVTFNPTKDGMFKFYAVVELEGDHDPSNNTTSTINIKVTPAGTTPWTNIVTSGQDEGEDTHGPSMNSERYEKTQSVYLASEIKADKDGEIKRLGYIYNSNDNLKDRTDPFNVKIYLAHTDKESFTSRSQWMSENELTLVYDGQFTLEPGRNNILAFDLQTPFKYDKTKNLMVVFDKDGAVASDLMFCAVYKVFNATSSNIYRMLEYSEPAPFDMSKSHAYNSAPVLYLGFDVANNIGNAHVAGETFFYDANSHMMTFGKNIKAANFYSVDGKLVKTVNVAGNEQIRLNLPTGLYIVRTIDNNGAATSVKLNVK from the coding sequence ATGAAACATTTTATTTATGCATCAGGCCTTCTGCTCGCAAGTTTGGCAGCCACGCCAGCTTTCGGACAGATGACAGCCAAGAGTTTCCCGAAATTCGGAGAAAAGCATTTTTCACCGGCTATGATGGCTCCCCGTCAGACACCACAGGCGATTGACGACAAAGCAAAAGGAATTACCATGTATGCTGGACAGTTGGTAAGTCAGAACAAAAAGCGTGGTTGGATTAAGTTCCGCACAGCCAAAGCATCAGAGTATGAAACTTTAAAGAACTTCACACCTGAAACTGACCAGCACCAAGCTCATGGAGTATATTGCTCTGCATACGACGGAACAGACTGTTACACAATCTTCTGCCAGTCTTATACTTATGGTGTACAGCCTTTATACTTCGCAAAGCTGAACGTAGCTACAGGCGATACCACAACTATCTACACGTTTAATGAAACTGAGAAGAATAAATGGTATACTGGCTACGATGTCTACGCAATGAGTTATAATCCTGCTACAAAAGAGATTTACGGTCTTGGCAAAGATTATGAAACTCAAATTGTTAATGGAGAAGAACAAATCGTAAAAGCTTTTTCAACTGTTTATACCATTGATAAAGCAACTGGTAAATTCGAAAAAGTTAAAAGTTTAGACCGTATCTACTATAACTTCACCTTCAATTATGACGGTAGCTGCTATATGTTGCGTCCAAAAGCAAGAAGCAAAGAAGATGAAACAGTCGTAGGAACTGAACTTGTTAAGTTCGATAAGGATTTAAATGAACTCAATACTGTTGAATGTAAGAGCCAATGGGGTGAAACTTATATCCAAAGATACTTTGGTACTATGAGCTTCGACTTTACTACCGGAAGCCTTTGGTGGATACCAGTCGGAGACCATGGAGCAACTACACTTTATACCATCAACACAGAAACAGGACTTTATGAAGGCAAATCATGGTTCAGTGTTGGTAACTCTTTTGTAGGTCTTACTATTCCATACATGACCGCTGATAGCCGTACTGCACCTGCACAGGTATCAAATATTGACGCGCAAGCTGATGTTAACGGCGCAATGGTTGATACCATCAAATGGGTAAACCCAACCAAAGCTTGGAACAATACCGACCTTACAGAACTCAAGGAAGTATTAGTTTATCGTAAAAAGCAGAATGTAGCAACAACCGAACTTACACCAACAGAAACTCTGCTCTCTGCTACCAATGCTGAACTCATAGGCACTGTACCTGCTAATAATATGATGGGTAAGTCTATGAAGTTCATTGACAACAAACCACATTCAGGTATTAACACTTACTATGTTGTTGCTTCACGCGTAACAGGTGAGAAGGGTGTGCCTGACAGCGTACGTTGCTACATGGGCATTGATGTTCCTGGAGCTGTTCAGAACATTCAATTAAAGAAGAAAGGAACAGGCATTGAAATATCTTGGGAGGCTCCTACTAAGGGCTTGAACAATGGTTATATCAAAGAAGCAGAGCTTACTTATACTTTGACACGTATGCCAGACAACGTTGTTGTAGCAAAAGACTTATCTGGAACAACATACGAAGATAAAACTTTGGGCGAACAACAAAAGTATTCTTATAAGATTATGGCAAAGAGCAATGCTGGCGAAGGAGCTGTCGCAGAATCTGATGGCATTATGGCTGGTAGCGCATTAGCAACTCCTATCAACTTGAAATTTGAAACTCAAGATGATGCCAACCGCTGGAATTGTCCAAGCAATCAATCTATTTACTTCTACTATTGCGGCGGATACGACGAAGATTCTAAATGCTTGATTGGTTACAGCAACAACCAAGAAGCTCAAGGATATGTAACTTCACCTCCTCTCAAGCTCGAAGGCGGCAAGACTTACCGTATCACAACTGATTTCTACGCACACCAAAAAGAGGCTCCATTCGATTTGAAGCTGACAATGGGTACAGACGGAGAAGACCTTTCTGGAGCAAAAGTTATCAGAGAAGCTAAGGATTTCTCTTATGACAATATGTACACTCGCGAGAAATTCGAGGATATGTTCACAGCACCAGCTGATGGAACCTATTACTTTGGAATGTCTATTGCCACACACAACCAGTACAATAGCTTCAGATTGTTTGGTCTCAATGTAGACTATGTTGCAGAAAATGACTTGAAGGCATTCTCTATCGATGGCATTTTGGAAGCAGTTGTTGGCTACGATAACAAGTGCACCGTTAAGGTTCGCAATGTCGGTTCTAAGACTCAGAGCAAGTATGGCATCAAGATATACTGCGACGACGAAGGCACCAAGACACTTGTTGGCGAAACTAAGAACGTTCCCGAATTAAAGGCTGGCGAAATGGCAAATGTTCCTGTAACATTCAATCCAACCAAAGACGGTATGTTCAAATTCTACGCTGTGGTAGAACTCGAAGGTGACCATGACCCAAGCAACAACACTACTTCAACTATAAACATCAAGGTTACACCTGCTGGCACAACTCCTTGGACCAACATCGTTACAAGCGGTCAGGACGAGGGAGAAGATACACACGGTCCTTCTATGAACAGCGAAAGATACGAGAAGACACAATCTGTTTACCTTGCTTCAGAAATCAAGGCAGACAAAGATGGAGAAATCAAGCGTTTAGGATACATCTACAACTCTAACGATAACCTGAAGGACAGAACAGACCCATTCAATGTGAAGATTTATCTTGCACATACAGACAAGGAAAGCTTCACTTCTCGTTCACAATGGATGTCAGAGAACGAACTCACTCTCGTTTATGATGGTCAGTTCACACTTGAACCAGGACGCAACAACATCTTGGCATTCGACCTTCAAACTCCATTCAAATACGACAAGACAAAGAACCTTATGGTAGTATTCGATAAAGATGGTGCAGTAGCATCTGACCTTATGTTCTGTGCAGTGTATAAGGTGTTCAATGCAACATCTTCTAACATCTATCGTATGTTGGAGTATTCAGAGCCAGCACCATTCGATATGTCTAAGTCGCATGCTTACAATTCAGCTCCAGTTCTCTACCTTGGTTTCGACGTTGCCAATAATATCGGTAATGCACACGTAGCAGGCGAAACATTCTTCTACGATGCCAACAGCCATATGATGACTTTCGGAAAGAATATCAAGGCAGCAAACTTCTACTCAGTAGATGGTAAGCTCGTCAAGACTGTTAATGTTGCAGGCAACGAACAGATAAGACTCAACTTGCCTACTGGTCTGTACATTGTTCGCACAATTGACAATAATGGCGCTGCTACAAGTGTTAAACTTAATGTAAAATAA
- a CDS encoding T9SS-dependent choice-of-anchor J family protein → MKKKLLIVLSILFGINTLCYAQPFKTGIHKNRIPIYNVPDGEAEICGYLRYDMKYRTHGLTSFRTDFPSKYTLIKDYGNVYGKTPIFTAGTYVGNQYLAYETTLYSNVLMPRGISVINPTTGEYERKTTFPENTPILILDEMTYDPKTERIFGMHYDTDKFTTDLYEINNKTFALAKVATINKPFFTLSANNGFLYAVTTDRDIKKSFLVKIKQSSIDAGKQTCTVETISPTTGTGINIGNYSQSMEFDKTTHRLWWVAQAADDQAYLVELNHETGTSISQKLIKDGLQLLSMAIPYQYVADEAPSYVRGLAIKAGEQGANNATLSWTTPTLNYRNKSLSTIDGIKIYRNNELVKTLNTTAKGENMTWKDTELSEGYYIYKVVPYNTNGDGVYKETAAFVGEDVPGAPLNVKLVANGTEGTITWNEPTTGAHNGYFDNSTLTYDVMRLPDNVKIVTGTAERSVKDNVKSHAGYSYVVTAYNKKGKGLSATSNIVAYGSIESIPFISGLETKNEFDKWTIIDNNQDGMSWSFNENTSRTLYDRSEKSADDWLVSPPLTFSKDKKYQLRYTYSTANWVDPSTHKPVMEKMKVFYGTQPTPDKLSTLIKDLGEFHTSSEHYYYGKDVFTPNETSNGYIAFQACSEALKGQIYLKDVSLREYSEKDLSVKELKGSVTANCNIEQSFIVTVGNEGSAAANDYTVELFNTDNQEVLGTAKGISINPDATTTITVTWVPKAEGEVNVSARVVLAGDTYPADNALATPLKIKVASADAEKWITLNAIDNYGWVMPFYLTSPYAQSQCLYLENEIRKKNIDLIAIQVKYNGRNDSPYTFPTRISMKMTERTNMKAPDSGYLGFFDQTDWTKVYDGNITIQGKGDNKELKVTFDKPFKYTGGNIIFKFETLPGDNTLEGSQHPEWLFDMPKGDARSAKYDGETETIDESKTFISEYIPFLMLEYKDNNSSGILAVGNDPFRVIQSDNILSASSVCEHLEIMNILGATIIADKNTDKLNLEMIPSGIYLVKAIKDGVTHTSKILKK, encoded by the coding sequence ATGAAAAAAAAGTTACTTATTGTATTGTCAATTCTATTTGGCATAAACACCCTTTGTTATGCACAACCTTTTAAAACAGGCATTCACAAAAACAGAATACCTATATACAACGTGCCTGACGGAGAAGCAGAAATCTGTGGCTATCTGCGCTATGATATGAAATACCGCACCCACGGACTAACCAGTTTCAGAACAGACTTTCCCAGCAAATACACTTTGATAAAAGATTATGGCAATGTGTATGGAAAAACGCCTATCTTTACAGCTGGAACATACGTTGGGAATCAATATCTTGCTTATGAAACCACATTGTATTCGAATGTGCTTATGCCAAGAGGAATAAGTGTCATAAACCCTACAACAGGTGAATACGAAAGAAAAACTACTTTCCCAGAAAACACACCAATACTGATTTTGGACGAAATGACCTACGACCCAAAGACCGAAAGGATTTTTGGAATGCACTATGATACTGATAAATTTACCACAGACTTGTATGAAATCAACAACAAAACCTTCGCATTGGCTAAGGTTGCAACCATCAACAAGCCTTTCTTCACCCTCTCTGCAAACAACGGTTTCCTATATGCCGTAACCACGGACAGAGATATTAAGAAATCTTTCCTCGTAAAAATCAAACAAAGCTCCATAGATGCAGGAAAACAAACCTGCACAGTAGAAACTATAAGTCCTACAACAGGCACAGGTATCAACATTGGCAACTACAGCCAGTCTATGGAATTTGACAAGACTACACACCGTTTATGGTGGGTTGCTCAAGCGGCTGACGACCAGGCATACTTGGTAGAATTAAATCATGAAACAGGAACTTCAATAAGTCAAAAACTCATAAAAGATGGGTTGCAATTGCTTTCAATGGCTATTCCATACCAGTATGTGGCAGACGAAGCACCGTCGTATGTGAGAGGTCTTGCCATAAAAGCAGGAGAACAAGGAGCAAACAACGCCACCTTGTCTTGGACAACTCCGACTTTGAATTATCGCAATAAGAGTTTATCAACCATTGACGGAATAAAGATTTATCGTAACAACGAACTCGTCAAAACTTTAAATACGACAGCTAAAGGCGAGAATATGACTTGGAAAGACACCGAACTTTCTGAAGGCTACTATATATATAAGGTGGTACCTTACAATACAAATGGAGATGGCGTTTATAAGGAAACAGCTGCATTTGTCGGCGAAGACGTCCCAGGTGCACCCTTAAATGTCAAGCTCGTAGCAAACGGAACGGAAGGTACTATTACTTGGAACGAACCGACAACAGGTGCACATAATGGGTATTTTGATAATTCAACCCTTACCTACGACGTGATGCGCTTGCCTGATAACGTAAAGATAGTAACAGGAACTGCCGAACGTTCAGTAAAAGACAACGTAAAAAGCCATGCTGGCTACAGCTATGTGGTTACAGCTTACAACAAGAAAGGGAAAGGACTTTCTGCTACTTCCAACATCGTTGCTTATGGTTCGATAGAGTCTATTCCTTTTATCTCTGGTCTTGAAACCAAGAACGAGTTTGACAAATGGACTATCATTGACAACAATCAAGATGGTATGTCTTGGAGTTTCAACGAAAACACTTCACGCACATTGTATGACCGCAGTGAAAAGAGTGCTGACGATTGGTTGGTATCTCCACCTTTGACATTCTCTAAAGACAAGAAGTACCAATTGAGATATACTTACTCTACTGCAAACTGGGTAGACCCTTCAACGCACAAACCCGTAATGGAGAAGATGAAGGTATTCTATGGTACACAGCCAACACCCGATAAACTATCAACACTGATTAAGGATTTGGGAGAGTTCCACACTTCTTCAGAACATTATTACTATGGCAAAGATGTTTTCACCCCTAACGAAACTTCCAACGGTTACATAGCTTTCCAAGCATGTTCGGAAGCTCTTAAAGGACAAATATACCTGAAAGATGTTTCTTTGCGCGAATATAGTGAGAAGGATTTAAGCGTAAAAGAGCTAAAAGGTTCGGTTACGGCTAATTGCAATATAGAGCAATCTTTCATTGTTACCGTAGGCAACGAAGGTTCAGCAGCTGCCAATGATTATACAGTAGAATTGTTCAATACCGATAATCAAGAAGTTTTGGGAACTGCAAAAGGAATTTCCATTAATCCCGATGCTACAACTACAATTACAGTAACTTGGGTTCCAAAGGCTGAAGGCGAAGTGAACGTTTCTGCACGTGTCGTTCTTGCAGGTGATACTTATCCAGCAGACAATGCTCTGGCTACTCCTTTGAAGATAAAAGTTGCTTCCGCTGATGCTGAGAAATGGATTACGCTGAACGCTATCGATAATTATGGTTGGGTAATGCCGTTCTACTTGACTTCACCATACGCGCAATCTCAGTGCTTGTATCTTGAGAACGAAATTCGGAAAAAGAACATTGACTTAATTGCCATACAAGTCAAATACAACGGAAGGAATGATTCGCCTTATACGTTCCCAACCAGAATCTCTATGAAAATGACAGAACGCACCAATATGAAAGCCCCAGACTCTGGCTATCTTGGGTTCTTTGACCAAACGGATTGGACGAAAGTGTATGATGGAAACATCACTATTCAAGGAAAAGGCGACAACAAGGAGTTGAAAGTAACATTCGACAAACCGTTTAAATACACAGGAGGAAATATCATTTTCAAGTTCGAAACGCTTCCAGGTGATAACACCTTAGAAGGTTCACAACACCCTGAATGGCTTTTTGATATGCCTAAGGGCGATGCTCGTTCAGCAAAATATGATGGTGAAACAGAAACCATAGACGAGAGTAAGACTTTCATTTCTGAATACATTCCTTTCTTAATGCTGGAGTATAAGGACAATAATTCAAGTGGTATCCTCGCAGTTGGCAACGATCCATTTAGAGTTATCCAAAGCGATAACATACTATCTGCATCTTCTGTATGCGAGCATTTGGAAATAATGAACATCTTAGGTGCTACCATCATCGCTGATAAGAATACTGACAAACTCAACTTGGAGATGATTCCGTCTGGTATCTATTTAGTGAAAGCGATTAAAGACGGAGTTACACACACGTCGAAAATCTTAAAGAAATAA